From a region of the Paraburkholderia caribensis genome:
- a CDS encoding ABC transporter permease codes for MSKAIGQWPAITKRATSDRDETSPASEQVQRRVRAAVWHLAPWLLPAALFALWSIGCAHGWIAPQILPPPQQVFDTLYDLAVSGDLARNTLVSLQRVLVGFGVGALAGFFIGAALGLSRTVEAYVLPAFNALVQIPVLGWLPFLLLLVGVGEPLKYILIAHAALVPVTLSTMQGVRNTPAALDEVARVFGYNRFQRVVHVVLPAAVPTLATGVRLAFTKAWLALVVVELVASSEGLGYLIVYGRQLFQLDLVMASVVIVGAIGFAINRALDALEARLRRGQPSAFRE; via the coding sequence ATGAGCAAGGCGATAGGCCAGTGGCCGGCCATTACGAAGCGCGCCACCTCGGATCGGGACGAGACAAGCCCGGCGTCGGAGCAGGTGCAACGGCGCGTGCGCGCGGCCGTGTGGCATCTCGCGCCATGGCTGCTGCCCGCCGCGCTGTTCGCGCTATGGAGCATCGGCTGCGCGCACGGCTGGATCGCGCCGCAAATTCTTCCGCCGCCGCAACAGGTATTCGACACGCTGTACGACCTCGCAGTCAGCGGCGATCTCGCGCGCAACACGCTGGTCAGCCTGCAGCGGGTGCTGGTCGGTTTCGGCGTCGGCGCGCTCGCGGGCTTTTTCATCGGCGCGGCATTGGGTTTGTCGCGCACCGTCGAAGCCTATGTGCTGCCCGCCTTCAATGCGCTCGTGCAGATTCCCGTACTGGGCTGGCTGCCGTTTCTGCTGTTGCTGGTCGGCGTCGGCGAGCCGTTGAAGTACATCCTGATCGCGCATGCCGCGCTCGTGCCCGTCACGTTGAGCACGATGCAAGGCGTGCGCAACACGCCCGCCGCGCTCGATGAAGTCGCACGCGTGTTCGGCTACAACCGCTTTCAGCGCGTCGTGCATGTCGTGCTGCCCGCCGCCGTGCCGACGCTCGCGACAGGCGTGCGGCTCGCGTTCACGAAGGCCTGGCTCGCGCTCGTCGTGGTCGAACTGGTCGCGTCGTCGGAAGGGCTTGGCTATCTGATCGTGTACGGCCGGCAGCTCTTTCAACTCGACCTCGTGATGGCTTCCGTGGTGATCGTCGGCGCCATCGGCTTTGCGATCAACCGCGCGCTCGATGCGCTCGAAGCCCGTTTGCGGCGCGGACAACCATCGGCATTTCGCGAGTGA
- a CDS encoding ABC transporter permease codes for MPSTRPLSGLFSQRKSSGPPPCSCDAPVKPERHSALKQRLSAFNWRGLVLPLAAFALWWIVSSLHLVKSGLLVSPVDVARTAWQQIQSGALLRALSASLAREASGFVIGTAGGLLLGAALGFSRVATRLIGPTFDTFKQISLFAWIPLISVWFGLGDMAKVVFLSLAALLPVAAHTCDGIHAVSPRYVEVARAFRYSRLQMARFVILPAALPSIFTGIYLALIYSWLATLGAEYLLVAGSGIGNTLIDGSEQFRMDLVLFGIIVVGITGWALNALARSVERRVLARRNGATRARAAA; via the coding sequence ATGCCTTCCACCCGTCCGCTTTCAGGTCTTTTTTCGCAGCGCAAATCCAGCGGCCCGCCGCCGTGCAGTTGCGACGCACCCGTCAAGCCCGAGCGTCATTCCGCACTCAAACAGCGTCTGTCCGCGTTCAACTGGCGCGGCCTCGTGCTGCCGCTCGCGGCGTTTGCGTTGTGGTGGATCGTGTCGTCGTTGCATCTCGTCAAGAGCGGCTTGCTCGTCAGCCCGGTCGATGTCGCGCGCACCGCGTGGCAGCAGATTCAGAGCGGCGCGCTGCTGCGCGCGCTGTCGGCTTCGCTTGCGCGTGAAGCGAGCGGCTTCGTGATCGGCACGGCGGGCGGCCTGCTGCTCGGCGCGGCGCTTGGCTTCTCGCGCGTCGCGACGCGCCTGATCGGTCCGACCTTCGACACCTTCAAGCAGATCTCGCTGTTCGCGTGGATACCGCTGATCTCCGTGTGGTTCGGTCTCGGCGATATGGCGAAGGTCGTGTTCCTGTCGCTGGCCGCGCTGCTGCCCGTCGCCGCGCATACGTGCGACGGCATCCACGCCGTGTCGCCGCGCTATGTGGAAGTCGCGCGCGCGTTTCGCTATTCGCGCCTGCAAATGGCGCGCTTCGTGATTCTGCCCGCCGCGCTGCCGTCGATTTTCACGGGCATCTATCTCGCCCTGATCTACTCGTGGCTCGCGACGCTCGGCGCCGAATACCTGCTGGTTGCGGGCAGCGGCATCGGCAATACGCTGATCGACGGCAGCGAGCAGTTCAGGATGGATCTCGTTCTGTTTGGCATCATCGTCGTGGGCATCACGGGCTGGGCGCTCAACGCACTGGCACGCAGCGTCGAACGGCGCGTGCTCGCGCGGCGCAATGGCGCAACGCGCGCACGCGCCGCCGCATGA
- a CDS encoding ABC transporter ATP-binding protein has product MTTTVSEGIRIRNVSKRYAQQDEANGTLLVLDDISLDIAQGEFVSVLGASGCGKSTLLRLVAGLDRDFRGDISVDGERVRDTSLERGIVFQDHRLFPWLTASQNILAALRNAPLTTQQKRDAVAEHVALVGLEGFEHAYPHQLSGGMAQRVAIARGLVNRPRVLLLDEPFGALDALTRGRLQNELQRIWQHERITMILVTHDVDEAIYLGDRVVTMAPRPGRVKRIAHVDLPRPRERSDARFVRLREQILADFTDQPAPADHDTPANGLRANTPEPRITEWRLAW; this is encoded by the coding sequence ATGACGACGACAGTCTCCGAAGGCATCCGCATTCGCAACGTCAGCAAACGCTACGCGCAACAGGACGAAGCGAACGGCACGCTGCTCGTGCTCGACGACATTTCGCTCGATATCGCGCAGGGCGAATTCGTCAGCGTGCTCGGCGCCAGCGGTTGCGGCAAGTCGACGCTGCTTCGGCTCGTCGCAGGGCTGGACCGCGACTTTCGCGGCGATATCAGCGTGGACGGCGAACGCGTGCGCGATACGTCGCTCGAGCGCGGCATCGTGTTCCAGGATCACCGGCTGTTCCCGTGGCTCACGGCCTCGCAGAACATTCTCGCCGCGTTGCGCAACGCACCGCTTACCACGCAGCAGAAGCGCGACGCCGTCGCCGAGCATGTTGCGCTGGTGGGCCTCGAAGGCTTCGAGCATGCGTATCCGCATCAGTTGTCGGGCGGGATGGCGCAGCGCGTCGCGATTGCCCGAGGACTCGTGAACCGGCCGCGCGTGCTATTGCTCGACGAACCGTTCGGCGCACTCGATGCGTTGACGCGCGGCCGCCTGCAAAACGAATTGCAGCGCATCTGGCAACACGAACGGATCACGATGATTCTCGTCACGCACGACGTCGACGAAGCGATCTATCTCGGCGACCGCGTCGTGACGATGGCGCCGCGCCCCGGCCGCGTGAAGCGCATCGCTCACGTCGATCTGCCGCGCCCGCGCGAGCGCAGCGATGCGCGCTTCGTGCGGCTGCGCGAGCAGATTCTCGCCGACTTCACCGACCAGCCCGCGCCCGCCGATCACGACACGCCTGCCAACGGCCTGCGCGCGAACACGCCTGAGCCGCGCATCACGGAATGGCGCCTTGCGTGGTGA
- a CDS encoding LLM class flavin-dependent oxidoreductase, which produces MSEARQHQRQISLGAFLMETGHHIAAWRHPDTHATGGLDFAHYAQLAQIAERAKFDAIFFADSVSVRDTHLPSLSRTARADHFEPLTLLSALSVVTSHIGLVATVSTTFNEPYNVARKFASLDHLSGGRSGWNLVTSSTETEAHNFGFDRHPDHALRYERAKEFHDVVTGLWDSWDDDAFLRDKASGVYFDPGKVHVLDYRGKHFKVRGPLNVARSPQGRPVVIQAGASDAGKELAAQTAEVIFVAHQTLDEAKHFYRDVKGRLARYGREPEHLKIMPGIFPVVGRTQQEAQDKFDALQDLIHPVVGLQLLSNMSGGVDLSKYDVDGPVPELPETNGGKSRQRLLLDLARRDNLSIRQLYLRIAGARGHQQVIGTPQSIADQLQQWFEEEGADGFNIMSPWLPGGLSEFAELVVPELQRRGLFRTEYAGRTLRDHLGLPRPENPFSAQPAQLAQTA; this is translated from the coding sequence GTGAGCGAAGCACGACAACACCAGCGACAGATCAGCCTCGGCGCGTTCCTGATGGAGACGGGACATCACATCGCCGCATGGCGCCACCCCGACACGCACGCGACGGGCGGCCTCGACTTCGCGCACTACGCGCAGCTTGCGCAGATCGCCGAACGCGCGAAGTTCGACGCGATCTTTTTCGCCGACAGCGTCAGCGTGCGCGACACGCACCTGCCTTCGCTGTCGCGCACGGCCCGCGCCGATCACTTCGAGCCGCTGACGCTGCTGTCCGCGCTCTCCGTCGTGACTTCGCATATTGGTCTCGTCGCCACGGTATCCACGACGTTCAACGAGCCGTACAACGTCGCGCGCAAGTTCGCGTCCCTGGATCATCTGAGCGGCGGTCGCTCCGGCTGGAATCTCGTCACGTCCAGCACGGAGACGGAAGCGCACAACTTCGGCTTCGACAGACATCCCGACCACGCGCTGCGCTACGAGCGCGCGAAGGAATTCCACGACGTGGTGACGGGCCTGTGGGATAGCTGGGACGACGACGCGTTCCTGCGCGACAAGGCGAGCGGCGTCTACTTCGATCCCGGCAAGGTGCACGTGCTCGACTATCGCGGCAAGCATTTCAAGGTGCGCGGGCCGTTGAACGTCGCACGCTCGCCGCAGGGACGGCCCGTCGTGATTCAGGCGGGCGCATCCGATGCGGGCAAGGAACTCGCTGCGCAAACGGCCGAAGTGATCTTCGTCGCGCATCAGACACTCGACGAAGCGAAGCATTTCTATCGCGACGTGAAAGGGCGGCTCGCGCGCTATGGACGCGAGCCGGAGCATCTGAAGATCATGCCCGGCATCTTTCCTGTTGTCGGCAGGACGCAGCAGGAAGCGCAAGACAAGTTCGACGCGTTGCAGGACCTGATTCATCCGGTTGTCGGCTTGCAGTTGCTGTCGAACATGTCGGGCGGTGTCGATCTGTCGAAGTACGACGTCGACGGGCCTGTGCCGGAACTGCCGGAAACCAATGGCGGCAAGAGCCGGCAACGGCTTCTGCTCGACCTCGCGCGCCGCGACAATCTGTCGATACGCCAGCTCTATCTGCGCATCGCGGGCGCGCGCGGACATCAGCAGGTGATCGGCACGCCGCAGAGCATCGCGGATCAGTTGCAGCAATGGTTCGAAGAGGAAGGCGCCGACGGCTTCAACATCATGTCGCCGTGGCTGCCCGGCGGACTGAGCGAGTTTGCCGAACTGGTCGTACCCGAGTTGCAGCGGCGCGGACTGTTTCGCACCGAGTACGCGGGCCGCACGCTGCGCGATCATCTGGGACTGCCGCGTCCGGAGAACCCGTTCTCGGCCCAACCCGCGCAACTCGCGCAGACGGCTTGA
- a CDS encoding c-type cytochrome produces the protein MLKSMFRASLLCASLAACSTSLTASHDAQRPALNADLRKSADAIGTPVSDADIAAWNIDVAPDGHGLPPGSGDVAMGGKVFAAKCAACHGAKGEGLIGDQLIGGQGTLTSANPKRTVGSYWPYATTLFDYIRRAMPYNAPQSLSADEVYAVSAWILNQNGIVSDDARLDAHSLASVRMPNRDGFVPDPRPGRL, from the coding sequence ATGCTTAAGTCCATGTTTCGGGCGTCTTTGCTGTGCGCGTCGCTGGCCGCGTGCTCGACTTCGTTGACGGCCTCGCATGATGCGCAACGGCCAGCGTTGAACGCCGATCTGCGCAAATCCGCCGATGCGATCGGCACGCCTGTCAGCGACGCCGATATCGCCGCATGGAATATCGACGTCGCGCCCGATGGCCACGGTCTGCCTCCCGGCAGCGGCGACGTCGCGATGGGCGGCAAAGTGTTCGCGGCCAAATGCGCCGCGTGCCACGGTGCGAAGGGGGAAGGGCTGATCGGCGACCAGCTGATTGGCGGGCAGGGCACGCTTACCTCGGCGAACCCGAAGCGCACGGTAGGCAGCTACTGGCCGTATGCGACGACGCTGTTCGACTACATCCGCCGCGCGATGCCGTACAACGCGCCGCAATCGCTCAGCGCCGATGAAGTCTATGCGGTGAGCGCGTGGATTCTGAACCAGAACGGCATCGTGTCCGACGATGCGCGTCTCGATGCGCATTCGCTGGCATCGGTTCGCATGCCCAATCGCGATGGTTTTGTACCTGATCCGCGACCGGGCCGTCTCTAG
- the soxC gene encoding sulfite dehydrogenase, with protein MSNPPIPEPKTAPVLPRRRMLGGLALSALVAPGVQAATLLRPLNVDPWTQTPGAPILDHPYGQPSPREANVVRRAARAWPMPGAASSLTPLADLHGTITPNGLVYERHHSGVPDIDPDAHRLVVHGLVREPKLFTMDDLLRLPSESRIHFLECSGNTGSEWKGPSGLPVQITHGLLSCCEWTGVRLSTLLEATGGLAAAQDGRAPKWLLAEGADAAAMTRSLPLDRILDRALVVYAQNGERLRPENGYPLRLLVPGFEGNTNVKWLRRLKIVDAPLETREETSKYTGLLPDGRARQFVFEMDAKSVITRPSSGQKLTVHGFYPIVGLAWSGRGAIRRVEVSTDGGKTWQDAALDGTPRDRALTRFQSGWVWNGEPTAILSRATDSTGYVQPTREALVQARGLNSNYHYNGIHQWRIGADGSVKNA; from the coding sequence ATGTCCAATCCGCCGATTCCTGAACCCAAGACCGCTCCCGTGTTACCGCGTCGCCGGATGCTCGGCGGGCTGGCGCTTTCCGCGCTGGTCGCGCCCGGCGTGCAGGCGGCGACGCTGTTGCGCCCGCTGAACGTCGATCCGTGGACGCAAACGCCTGGCGCGCCCATCCTCGATCATCCGTATGGGCAGCCGTCGCCGCGCGAAGCGAACGTGGTGCGCCGCGCGGCGCGCGCATGGCCGATGCCGGGCGCAGCCTCTTCCCTCACGCCGCTCGCCGACCTGCACGGCACGATCACGCCGAACGGGCTCGTGTACGAGCGTCATCATTCTGGCGTGCCGGATATCGACCCGGACGCGCATCGTCTCGTCGTGCATGGCCTGGTGCGTGAGCCGAAGCTCTTTACGATGGACGATCTGCTGCGTCTGCCGTCCGAGTCGCGCATTCATTTCCTGGAATGCTCGGGCAACACGGGGAGCGAATGGAAAGGCCCGAGCGGCCTGCCTGTGCAGATCACGCACGGGCTGCTGTCCTGTTGCGAATGGACGGGCGTGCGTCTTTCGACCTTGCTTGAAGCGACGGGCGGACTTGCCGCCGCGCAGGACGGCCGCGCGCCGAAATGGCTGCTTGCCGAAGGCGCCGACGCCGCCGCGATGACGCGCAGCCTGCCGCTCGACCGGATTCTCGACCGGGCGCTCGTCGTCTACGCGCAAAACGGCGAGCGTCTGCGGCCCGAGAATGGCTATCCGCTGCGGCTACTCGTGCCGGGCTTCGAAGGCAACACGAACGTAAAGTGGCTGCGGCGGTTGAAGATAGTCGATGCGCCGCTGGAGACGCGCGAGGAAACGTCCAAATACACGGGGCTATTGCCGGATGGGCGTGCGCGGCAGTTCGTGTTCGAAATGGATGCGAAGTCGGTGATTACGCGGCCGTCGTCAGGGCAAAAGCTGACGGTGCACGGCTTTTATCCGATTGTCGGTCTCGCGTGGTCGGGACGCGGCGCGATTCGCCGGGTCGAAGTATCGACGGATGGCGGCAAGACGTGGCAGGACGCGGCGCTCGACGGCACGCCGCGGGATCGCGCGTTGACGCGCTTTCAATCGGGCTGGGTCTGGAACGGCGAGCCAACGGCGATTCTGTCGCGCGCCACCGATTCGACCGGCTATGTGCAGCCAACGCGCGAGGCGCTCGTGCAGGCGCGCGGATTGAACTCGAACTATCACTACAACGGCATTCACCAATGGCGCATCGGCGCCGACGGAAGCGTGAAAAATGCTTAA
- a CDS encoding amino acid ABC transporter permease, with amino-acid sequence MSAIDWLPTLRYLLLGTFPNGPLGGAALTLVMSVVSALLSAIVGLAGGIALSMTRGAAHLALTAVVGFFRAIPVLMLIFWTFFLMPMLLHIDVPGLATVVCALALIGGAYLSHSVQAGIAAVRAGQEQAALSLGLTRWQALRHVLLPQAVRIMTPSFVNQWVSLIKDTSLAYIVGVPEFTFLANQVNNRLMVYPVQIFLFVGLVYLLLCSALQFFATRLLDAGRRRNAARAHSRITRFSHVQSADS; translated from the coding sequence ATGAGCGCAATCGACTGGCTGCCCACACTGCGCTATCTGTTGCTCGGCACGTTTCCGAATGGCCCGCTCGGCGGGGCGGCGTTGACGCTGGTGATGTCAGTGGTGTCGGCGTTGCTGTCCGCTATCGTCGGGCTGGCGGGCGGCATTGCACTGTCGATGACGCGCGGCGCGGCGCATCTCGCGCTCACTGCAGTGGTCGGCTTTTTCCGCGCGATTCCCGTCCTGATGCTGATCTTCTGGACGTTCTTTCTGATGCCGATGCTGCTGCACATCGACGTGCCCGGACTCGCAACCGTTGTGTGCGCACTGGCGCTGATCGGCGGCGCGTACCTGTCGCATTCGGTGCAGGCAGGCATTGCCGCCGTCCGCGCGGGGCAGGAGCAGGCGGCCCTGTCGCTGGGCCTGACGCGCTGGCAGGCCTTGCGCCATGTGCTGTTGCCGCAGGCCGTGCGGATCATGACGCCGTCGTTCGTGAACCAGTGGGTGTCGCTGATCAAGGACACGTCGCTTGCGTATATCGTCGGCGTGCCTGAGTTCACGTTTCTCGCCAATCAGGTCAATAACCGGCTGATGGTTTATCCCGTGCAGATATTCCTGTTCGTCGGTCTGGTTTATCTGCTGCTGTGTTCCGCGCTGCAATTTTTCGCAACGCGCCTCCTCGACGCCGGGCGGCGCCGCAATGCCGCCCGCGCGCACTCGCGAATCACCCGGTTCTCCCATGTCCAATCCGCCGATTCCTGA
- a CDS encoding amino acid ABC transporter permease, with protein MNSWLEPKYVGWLAHGFEMALLLSACVIVSATVLGFALAIARDARSGFAARLAALYVLVFRNSPLLVQLLFWYFGAATLLPQSWMEWLNTPHTLSLWRFTLAWPPFEFVAGWIGLTCYATTFVGEEFRAGMRGVKAGQYQAAAALGLTPLGTFRYVILPQAIRIATPPLAGQYMNIVKNSSLTMAIGLAELSYTSRQVDTETFKTFQAFGAATVLYIATIAAIEVGLLLWKRRSAHAWQRGAA; from the coding sequence ATGAACAGCTGGCTGGAACCGAAGTACGTCGGGTGGCTCGCGCACGGCTTCGAGATGGCCTTGCTGTTGTCGGCATGCGTGATCGTGTCGGCAACGGTGCTGGGCTTCGCGCTTGCGATTGCGCGCGATGCGCGTAGCGGCTTCGCTGCGCGCCTTGCTGCGCTGTATGTGCTCGTCTTCCGCAACTCGCCGTTGCTGGTGCAGCTGCTGTTCTGGTACTTCGGTGCGGCGACGCTGCTTCCCCAAAGCTGGATGGAATGGCTCAACACGCCGCACACGCTTTCCTTGTGGCGCTTCACGCTTGCCTGGCCGCCGTTCGAGTTCGTCGCGGGCTGGATCGGGCTGACGTGCTACGCGACGACGTTCGTGGGTGAAGAGTTTCGCGCGGGAATGCGCGGCGTCAAGGCGGGGCAGTACCAGGCGGCCGCCGCATTGGGACTGACGCCGCTCGGCACGTTTCGCTACGTGATCCTGCCGCAGGCGATCCGCATCGCGACGCCGCCGCTTGCGGGGCAATACATGAACATCGTGAAGAACTCGTCGCTGACGATGGCAATCGGTCTCGCGGAACTGTCGTACACGTCGCGGCAAGTCGATACGGAAACGTTCAAGACTTTCCAGGCGTTCGGCGCCGCGACCGTCCTCTATATCGCGACCATCGCGGCGATCGAAGTCGGCTTGCTCCTCTGGAAGCGCCGCAGCGCGCACGCGTGGCAGCGAGGCGCAGCATGA
- a CDS encoding ABC transporter substrate-binding protein, with product MKIRFAGAVIMGLMLAASSAAHADRLDDIKKAGVLRVATFDSNPPFGFVDPKNNQIVGLDVDYARAVADKLGVKLEIQPTNPANRIAFLKSGKVDLVFANFTITDERKKEVDFSTPYFASGTQFIAKKGVLKTPQQLNSLRVGADKGTTNEQQVRAQFPGATIVAYDDTPFAFAALRTGNVQAITQDGPKLVALLANVPDKANYEISPFTISNDYEGVGVPKGETRLLNVVDDTLKGLEANGTAGKIYDQWFGPASRAPLPRLFRIGDPQKS from the coding sequence ATGAAAATCCGATTCGCTGGCGCTGTCATCATGGGGTTGATGCTCGCCGCTTCCAGTGCGGCCCACGCCGACCGTCTCGACGACATCAAGAAGGCAGGCGTGCTGCGCGTCGCGACGTTCGACAGCAATCCGCCGTTTGGCTTCGTCGATCCGAAGAACAATCAGATTGTTGGACTCGATGTCGATTACGCGCGCGCCGTCGCGGACAAACTCGGCGTGAAGCTCGAAATCCAGCCGACCAATCCTGCCAACCGCATTGCGTTCCTGAAGTCGGGCAAGGTCGATCTGGTGTTCGCGAACTTCACGATCACCGACGAGCGCAAGAAAGAAGTCGATTTCAGCACGCCGTATTTCGCATCGGGCACGCAGTTCATCGCGAAGAAGGGCGTGCTGAAAACGCCGCAGCAACTGAACAGCCTGCGCGTCGGCGCCGATAAGGGCACCACGAACGAGCAACAGGTTCGCGCGCAGTTCCCGGGCGCGACCATCGTCGCCTACGACGACACGCCGTTCGCATTCGCCGCGCTGCGCACGGGCAACGTGCAGGCGATCACGCAAGACGGGCCGAAGCTCGTTGCGCTGCTGGCGAACGTGCCGGACAAGGCGAATTACGAAATCTCGCCGTTCACGATTTCCAACGACTACGAAGGCGTGGGCGTGCCGAAGGGCGAGACGCGTCTGTTGAACGTGGTCGATGACACGCTCAAGGGACTCGAAGCGAACGGCACGGCGGGCAAGATCTACGATCAGTGGTTCGGCCCGGCCAGCCGCGCGCCGTTGCCGCGTCTGTTCAGGATCGGCGATCCGCAGAAGAGCTGA
- a CDS encoding efflux transporter outer membrane subunit, whose amino-acid sequence MMDRATRTMRRAHRTIVAAAIAALCAGCAVGPDYKKPDVAVPAAFKEMSSPDANGIWQQAQPDPAASLDSRWWTMFGDQTLDDLCERALKANQTLAQYEAAYRSARAQVASARASLFPTVSFAGSGTRSGSGSTTQLSSSGTVSSYASKSVSAELEASWEPDLWGSVRRSVEASEASAQASDAQLAGERLSVLATLAVDYFTVRAADADLAILDQERRIDAELLALTEAKYKHGVSSYDDVRTAHNTLQAIDESIASAQLTRRQYEHAIAVLVGEAPAAFSLPVQADYRFDLPALPVSLPSALLQRRPDVVQAERTVAQYNAKIGVAKAGYFPTITLSADGGWSGTSLAHLISLPTRFWSLGFDVAQKVFDAGATSASVRAARANYDQEVAAYRQTVLGGFQDVEDYLSAVQIATRQAAASNEVAQRSGELAASQQRNFAAGTSSRIDVLDTQLTQVQDRKIALDYSSSALQNAVMLVKALGGGWDGDVGTLKTAKAPSE is encoded by the coding sequence ATGATGGACAGAGCAACGCGCACGATGCGGCGTGCGCATCGAACGATCGTGGCTGCCGCCATTGCCGCACTGTGCGCCGGCTGCGCGGTCGGTCCCGACTACAAAAAGCCCGACGTTGCCGTGCCCGCCGCCTTCAAGGAAATGAGCAGCCCCGACGCGAACGGAATCTGGCAACAGGCGCAGCCCGATCCGGCGGCCTCGCTCGACAGCCGCTGGTGGACGATGTTCGGCGACCAGACGCTCGACGATCTGTGCGAGCGCGCATTGAAGGCGAACCAGACGCTCGCGCAGTATGAAGCCGCCTATCGCTCCGCGCGCGCGCAGGTGGCGTCGGCGCGCGCGAGTCTGTTTCCGACCGTTTCCTTCGCGGGCTCGGGCACGCGCTCGGGCAGCGGCAGCACGACCCAGCTGTCGTCGAGCGGAACCGTCAGCAGCTATGCGTCGAAGAGCGTGTCGGCGGAACTGGAGGCCAGCTGGGAGCCGGATTTGTGGGGCAGCGTGCGACGCTCCGTGGAAGCGAGCGAGGCGAGCGCCCAGGCTTCGGATGCGCAACTGGCAGGCGAACGCCTGAGCGTGCTCGCGACGCTGGCCGTCGACTATTTCACCGTGCGGGCCGCCGACGCCGATCTCGCGATCCTCGACCAGGAACGCCGCATCGACGCGGAACTGCTGGCGCTGACGGAAGCGAAGTATAAGCACGGCGTGTCGTCGTATGACGATGTGCGCACCGCACACAACACGCTGCAAGCGATCGACGAAAGCATCGCGAGCGCGCAACTCACGCGCCGTCAGTATGAACATGCGATTGCCGTGCTGGTCGGCGAAGCGCCTGCGGCGTTTTCGTTGCCGGTTCAGGCGGACTACCGGTTCGACCTGCCCGCGCTGCCCGTTTCGCTGCCGTCCGCCTTGTTGCAGCGGCGGCCGGATGTCGTGCAGGCCGAGCGCACGGTCGCGCAGTACAACGCGAAGATCGGCGTGGCGAAGGCGGGCTATTTTCCGACTATCACGCTTTCCGCCGACGGCGGCTGGAGCGGCACCTCGCTCGCGCATCTGATCTCGCTGCCGACCCGGTTTTGGTCGCTCGGATTCGACGTCGCGCAAAAGGTCTTCGACGCGGGCGCGACGAGCGCATCGGTCCGCGCCGCGCGCGCCAATTACGACCAGGAAGTCGCCGCTTACCGACAGACGGTGCTGGGCGGGTTCCAGGACGTCGAAGACTATCTGAGCGCAGTGCAGATCGCAACGCGCCAGGCGGCGGCATCGAACGAGGTCGCGCAGCGCAGCGGCGAACTCGCGGCCAGCCAGCAGCGCAATTTCGCGGCGGGGACGTCGAGCCGCATCGATGTGCTCGATACGCAATTGACGCAAGTACAGGACCGCAAGATCGCGCTCGATTACAGCAGCAGTGCGCTACAGAACGCCGTCATGCTGGTGAAAGCATTGGGCGGCGGCTGGGACGGCGACGTGGGGACGCTCAAAACCGCAAAGGCACCTTCTGAATAG